A single region of the Plutella xylostella chromosome 7, ilPluXylo3.1, whole genome shotgun sequence genome encodes:
- the LOC105389013 gene encoding dopamine receptor 2 isoform X2 produces the protein MNASTSDVVVAQGQLHDVIVPTAAYNSVLDFNLTFDNSSEFNFSDGSVEHWNDYIKLLQDRAVLVSFLLLFSLTTVFGNMLVILAVVRERYLHTSTNYFVTSLAVADCLVGLVVMPFSALYEVLEHTWFFGVDWCDVWRSLDVLFSTASILNLCVISLDRYWAITDPITYPMRMSGRKAAFLIAAVWVCSGAISFPAIAWWRAVRVEEVPDYKCPFTENLEYIIFSSTISFYLPLFVMVFTYYRIYRAASIQTRSLKMGTKQVMTTRGELELTLRIHRGGTVRQRSDACHGACTPDDADQEPLTALQNNGMSRSSTRLTNVTNPKHLPKNFSLSRKLAKFAKEKKAAKTLGIVMGVFIVCWLPFFVVNLLSGICSACIAHEEVVNVVVTWLGWVNSSMNPVIYACWSRDFRRAFLRILCVCCPRKLRRKYQPQLRSKQSQHEMCRL, from the coding sequence ATGAACGCGTCCACATCGGACGTAGTGGTGGCACAGGGCCAGctgcatgacgtcatcgtaCCCACCGCCGCCTACAACTCGGTGCTCGACTTCAACCTGACCTTCGACAACTCGTCAGAGTTCAACTTCAGCGACGGCTCCGTGGAGCACTGGAACGACTACATCAAGCTACTCCAGGACCGCGCGGTCCTCGTGAGCTTCCTTCTCCTATTCTCTCTGACCACGGTTTTCGGCAACATGCTGGTGATCCTGGCTGTGGTCCGGGAGAGGTACCTGCACACCTCCACCAACTACTTCGTGACGTCACTGGCGGTCGCCGACTGCCTGGTCGGCCTCGTCGTCATGCCGTTCTCCGCCCTATACGAGGTTCTGGAACACACTTGGTTCTTCGGCGTCGACTGGTGCGACGTCTGGCGCTCGCTCGATGTGCTATTTAGCACTGCGTCGATATTGAACCTGTGCGTGATATCCCTGGACCGGTACTGGGCCATAACGGACCCGATAACGTATCCGATGAGGATGAGCGGTCGGAAGGCCGCGTTCCTCATAGCGGCCGTGTGGGTCTGCTCCGGGGCCATATCGTTCCCGGCGATCGCGTGGTGGCGAGCGGTCAGAGTCGAGGAGGTGCCCGACTACAAGTGCCCGTTCACGGAAAACTTAGAATACATAATATTCTCGTCGACGATATCGTTTTACTTGCCGCTGTTCGTGATGGTGTTCACGTATTACCGGATATACCGGGCGGCGAGCATACAGACGCGGTCGCTGAAGATGGGGACGAAGCAGGTGATGACGACGCGAGGGGAGCTGGAGCTGACTCTGCGAATCCACCGCGGGGGCACGGTGCGGCAACGCAGCGACGCCTGCCACGGCGCCTGCACGCCAGACGACGCTGACCAGGAACCACTGACAGCTTTACAAAACAACGGCATGTCGCGTTCTTCCACCAGGCTCACCAACGTGACGAATCCAAAGCATTTACCCAAGAACTTTTCGCTGTCGCGCAAGCTGGCAAAGTTCGCGAAGGAGAAGAAGGCGGCAAAGACGTTGGGGATAGTGATGGGTGTGTTCATAGTGTGCTGGTTGCCGTTCTTTGTGGTGAACCTGCTGTCGGGCATCTGCTCGGCGTGCATCGCGCACGAGGAGGTGGTCAACGTGGTGGTCACGTGGCTCGGCTGGGTCAACTCTTCAATGAATCCGGTGATCTACGCGTGCTGGAGCCGGGACTTTCGGAG